From the Natrarchaeobaculum aegyptiacum genome, one window contains:
- a CDS encoding IS4 family transposase, translated as MGSVYKPPDSVVVNRIQRAFPSDELRERARATNLIQRERKLDVVALFYTLSLGFAAGSDRSIQAFLERYVEMADCDELSYATFHGWFKPGFVALLREILDEAIENLDTGQTELSGRLERFRDVLIVDATIISLYQDAKDVYALDDDRAGAKLHLTESLSTGLPTRFRTTDASTHERSQLPTGEWVAGALILFDLGYYDFWLFDRIDANDGWFVSRVKENADFEIVEELRTWRGNSIPLEGQSLQAVLDDLKRQEIDVQITLSFDRKRGSGASATRTFRLVGVRNDDSGEYHLYLTNLERDDYRAPDIAQLYRARWEIELLFKELKSRFGLDEINTTDAYIIEALIIMAALSLLMSRVIVDELQKLDAKQRDCADDAAASSTRLPRRRCSHAVERHAHLIQLYLMLDLGYELPDLDSLLLWSSRDPNPHRPRLREQVESGEFW; from the coding sequence GTGGGAAGTGTGTACAAACCACCGGATTCAGTAGTTGTGAACCGAATTCAAAGAGCGTTTCCATCCGATGAGTTGCGCGAGCGTGCTCGCGCAACGAATCTTATCCAGCGAGAGCGGAAACTCGACGTCGTCGCGTTGTTTTACACGCTCTCCCTCGGCTTTGCCGCTGGTTCTGATCGATCCATTCAGGCGTTTCTCGAACGCTACGTCGAGATGGCTGACTGCGACGAACTCTCGTATGCGACGTTTCACGGCTGGTTCAAACCAGGGTTCGTCGCACTCCTTCGAGAGATTCTCGATGAGGCCATCGAGAATCTCGACACCGGCCAAACCGAGCTGAGCGGACGTCTCGAACGATTTCGAGACGTCCTCATCGTCGACGCGACGATCATCTCGCTCTACCAAGACGCCAAAGATGTCTACGCACTCGATGATGACCGAGCCGGGGCGAAACTCCATCTCACCGAATCGCTCTCAACGGGACTTCCAACGCGATTTCGGACGACCGACGCGAGCACCCATGAACGGAGCCAGCTACCCACCGGCGAGTGGGTAGCTGGCGCCCTCATTCTGTTCGATCTCGGCTACTACGATTTCTGGCTGTTCGACCGCATTGACGCCAATGATGGCTGGTTCGTCTCTCGCGTCAAAGAAAACGCAGACTTCGAAATCGTCGAAGAACTCCGGACGTGGCGAGGGAACAGCATTCCGCTAGAAGGCCAGTCGCTGCAGGCCGTCCTCGACGACCTGAAGCGACAGGAAATTGACGTACAGATCACGCTCTCGTTCGACCGCAAACGAGGGTCGGGCGCCAGCGCGACCCGAACCTTCCGATTAGTCGGCGTTCGCAACGATGACAGCGGCGAGTATCATCTGTACCTGACGAATCTGGAGAGAGACGACTACCGCGCGCCCGATATCGCACAGCTCTATCGGGCGCGCTGGGAGATCGAACTGCTGTTCAAAGAACTCAAATCACGGTTCGGTCTGGACGAGATCAACACGACCGACGCCTACATCATCGAGGCGCTGATCATCATGGCAGCACTCTCGCTGCTGATGAGCCGGGTTATCGTCGACGAACTCCAGAAACTGGACGCAAAGCAGCGAGACTGCGCCGACGACGCCGCGGCGTCGTCGACGCGGCTTCCTCGACGACGATGTTCACACGCTGTCGAACGCCACGCTCATCTGATCCAGTTGTACCTGATGTTGGATCTGGGGTACGAGCTACCGGATCTCGATTCGTTGTTGCTGTGGTCGTCACGAGATCCAAATCCACACCGTCCGAGGTTACGTGAACAGGTGGAGTCAGGCGAGTTCTGGTAA
- a CDS encoding ATP-binding protein, translated as MSQFYQDATPDQAQLLPTKDTLTALKSDVTLESAILELCDNSLDAWKRSTDRTTPTQIEIEIEENQNKTELIIRDTAGGIPREDAAMLFGLGKTAKNEVPGAIGTFGVGAKKSLVNLGLPFQIISRDESADTGWTYRITEGWFDDDEDWTVPVHDADDIPPGTTEIHIEDLNYNWTEETANGLRDRLGRAYNLFLSEDMQELRGTDYELDIIVDGTPVEPEGIPDWSYPPLDGLHARRYENIELDLEEFDETVYLHITVGLLTKKDNQKAGTDIYCQERKVAGRLRDDQGGFGTGKNRLGNFNPRHQRLKVIVELETEGDGQALPWDTQKSSIDRHNPLMRGTDDCRGVYNWLRRTVQAYFDMDADRVPRAFFEPYDADHPAAANGGKPEVHDYSGRAHVTKEHRPDTDIPQVKLVMQKAQSDAILRISRENVIEDGLVDAYKIQLEHESDRNRENLTQITSEPPEEAVKRTHEIAGQIGELARRHYDKGVYYPDELEDWEAARYNSFMERHGKQDLRVVDELSGVLPASREELSLSDGSQATTEHSAAVYTGKELEDDSKTSEDAELFLVLGGEGEDERGSKVMDTTRRELIGQLNIDQSASDEVLWEEVKHRLEDALN; from the coding sequence ATGTCCCAATTCTATCAGGATGCGACCCCTGATCAAGCTCAACTTTTACCCACGAAGGACACACTCACTGCGCTCAAGTCTGACGTAACGCTCGAATCAGCGATTCTGGAGCTGTGCGACAATTCACTTGATGCCTGGAAACGGTCCACTGATAGGACAACACCTACACAAATCGAAATCGAGATTGAGGAGAATCAGAACAAGACGGAACTAATCATTCGTGACACTGCGGGTGGGATTCCCCGAGAGGATGCAGCGATGCTGTTTGGACTTGGCAAGACGGCCAAGAACGAGGTCCCTGGTGCGATTGGTACGTTTGGAGTTGGTGCAAAGAAGAGTCTCGTGAATCTAGGCCTCCCATTCCAAATCATCTCGCGAGATGAGTCTGCTGACACAGGTTGGACCTATCGTATCACAGAGGGCTGGTTCGATGACGACGAAGACTGGACAGTTCCAGTACACGATGCGGACGATATCCCCCCGGGAACAACTGAGATCCACATTGAGGATCTCAATTACAACTGGACTGAGGAGACCGCCAATGGATTGAGGGACCGACTCGGAAGAGCGTACAACCTATTCCTAAGCGAAGATATGCAGGAGCTCCGAGGTACGGACTACGAACTAGATATCATCGTCGACGGAACCCCCGTTGAACCTGAAGGGATTCCTGACTGGTCGTACCCTCCACTTGATGGACTCCATGCTCGTCGGTATGAGAATATCGAACTGGATCTTGAGGAATTCGACGAGACCGTTTACCTCCACATCACAGTAGGCCTGCTGACTAAGAAAGATAATCAAAAGGCAGGCACAGATATTTACTGTCAGGAGCGGAAAGTCGCAGGCCGACTTCGTGATGACCAAGGTGGGTTCGGGACTGGGAAGAATAGACTTGGCAATTTCAACCCTCGTCATCAACGTCTGAAGGTAATCGTTGAACTAGAAACTGAGGGCGATGGCCAAGCACTCCCGTGGGACACACAGAAATCCTCAATCGACAGACACAACCCGCTGATGCGAGGGACCGACGACTGCCGTGGCGTATACAATTGGCTTCGGAGGACTGTCCAGGCATACTTCGACATGGATGCAGATCGAGTTCCGCGCGCCTTCTTCGAGCCATATGACGCAGATCATCCCGCAGCAGCTAACGGAGGAAAGCCAGAAGTCCACGACTATTCCGGTCGGGCGCATGTAACAAAGGAACACCGCCCAGACACAGATATCCCCCAGGTCAAACTGGTAATGCAAAAGGCACAGTCAGATGCTATTTTGCGAATCTCTCGTGAAAATGTTATAGAGGACGGCCTGGTTGATGCATACAAAATTCAGCTTGAGCACGAGAGTGACCGAAACCGAGAGAATTTGACCCAGATCACCTCGGAACCACCAGAAGAAGCGGTCAAAAGGACACACGAAATAGCAGGCCAAATTGGTGAGCTGGCGCGGCGCCATTATGATAAAGGCGTTTATTATCCTGATGAGTTGGAAGATTGGGAGGCTGCCCGTTATAATTCCTTCATGGAGCGACACGGGAAACAGGACTTGAGAGTGGTTGATGAACTTTCAGGAGTTCTCCCAGCCTCCCGGGAAGAATTGTCTTTATCAGACGGGAGTCAGGCTACAACTGAACATAGTGCTGCTGTCTATACGGGTAAGGAACTTGAGGACGACTCAAAAACAAGTGAGGACGCTGAGCTCTTCCTCGTGTTAGGTGGCGAAGGCGAAGATGAACGAGGGTCGAAAGTAATGGACACCACCCGTCGCGAGCTAATCGGACAACTCAATATTGACCAGTCGGCGTCTGACGAAGTTCTCTGGGAAGAAGTGAAACACCGACTCGAGGATGCGCTGAACTGA
- a CDS encoding DNA adenine methylase, producing MADPILRWAGGKRQIIDDIVTRLPPERDYNDYYEPFFGGGAVFFELEPDNGYINDINETLMNFYELFKDNIDHIIRENKKIDDDLNRYNTLDEKKEFYYTRRREFNELQNGCCEDELREAVLFLFLNRTCFNGLYRTNEKGDFNVPMKKKVIMTESIEDNLKKGHKVLQSAKIHSRDFKYIRDEVQGGDLVFLDPPYINNSDARYFDQYSPGGFDRDQQVKLRDIALELHHRGAYVMITNSAQAEDLYRSDDNFMEHFRIKPVEAARSINSDSSQRSQIGTTDIIVTNSPQFWEQRNFDDYR from the coding sequence ATGGCAGACCCGATTTTGCGTTGGGCTGGCGGGAAGCGCCAGATTATCGACGACATCGTTACTAGGTTGCCCCCCGAAAGAGATTACAACGACTATTACGAGCCGTTCTTTGGAGGCGGTGCTGTCTTCTTTGAATTGGAGCCCGACAACGGGTACATCAACGACATTAATGAGACTCTAATGAATTTTTACGAGTTGTTCAAGGACAATATAGATCACATAATCAGGGAAAATAAGAAGATAGACGACGACCTCAATCGTTACAATACACTTGACGAAAAGAAAGAGTTCTATTATACCCGGAGAAGGGAGTTCAACGAGTTGCAAAACGGATGTTGTGAGGATGAGTTGCGGGAAGCAGTTCTCTTTCTATTCCTGAATCGAACTTGCTTCAATGGTCTCTATCGTACCAACGAGAAAGGTGATTTCAATGTCCCGATGAAAAAGAAGGTGATTATGACCGAATCAATTGAGGATAATCTAAAAAAAGGTCATAAAGTATTACAGAGTGCAAAAATACACTCTCGAGATTTCAAATATATCCGAGATGAAGTTCAAGGCGGTGATCTCGTATTTTTGGATCCGCCTTATATTAATAACTCCGATGCGAGATACTTCGATCAGTATAGTCCAGGTGGATTCGATAGAGATCAGCAGGTTAAACTCCGAGACATTGCTCTAGAACTACACCATCGAGGTGCGTATGTGATGATCACGAACTCTGCTCAAGCTGAAGACCTGTATAGGAGTGACGATAACTTCATGGAACACTTCAGAATTAAGCCAGTCGAAGCTGCTCGCTCGATCAACAGTGACTCATCTCAGCGGTCGCAGATTGGAACTACTGATATTATTGTCACTAATTCGCCACAGTTCTGGGAACAGAGAAATTTTGACGATTACCGATGA
- the dptF gene encoding DNA phosphorothioation-dependent restriction protein DptF → MAIVGSHTDEDTLREGLYVQQDQDERIADFFEKEYDDDGRLMILTGSAGDGKSALIARGYEKAKEKIPEERVKMDATEARRRDENYSDRLTSFFEKIEPDVQSESGPRSAIAINYGLAIDYFQRKGMADTFDGIWSAIDESQNELFHQSDEHNISVLNLSHRETYVTDPDSLGEGLVYDLIDRFDPTNENSPFAEAYEREKSECPAGDNCPLQYNIRQLTSTSVKRQLARLFAGWSVVTGSYLNPRTIIDNIASLLLPKSQPHDQDHEVCPIGAAIENGTTTAHPEDLIWNATFRTLGTNNRTEASKIDPASHTTFAIDQQALEWATEANGTEEKLPSLPAVEFDGSVERVRTVLRKQYLNSGDGETIIDNPTFKEFAAALTFFNNDQPQKHVRRTQELLSTVQKALGGWTGRQRDDGLVEFIDAKRSASYRYLSDWEQPEFDAEMCAKETESLAVPGRLKLMAKPSSSEESLIPIPISFNIYQLLTQVSEGYTPNATDLNQSHAIRVLHSRLEDFTNKRENVVIEGRSNKTKVIIEDDNLALRISREVSK, encoded by the coding sequence GTGGCAATCGTTGGAAGCCATACAGACGAAGACACCCTCCGTGAGGGGTTGTATGTACAACAAGATCAGGATGAACGTATTGCCGATTTTTTTGAGAAAGAGTACGACGACGATGGGCGACTGATGATACTGACCGGAAGTGCTGGTGATGGCAAGAGTGCTTTGATAGCCCGTGGCTATGAGAAGGCCAAAGAGAAAATCCCTGAAGAGCGCGTGAAGATGGACGCGACAGAGGCACGACGACGGGATGAAAATTATTCTGACCGCCTCACCTCTTTTTTCGAAAAAATTGAACCTGACGTTCAGTCTGAGTCTGGCCCACGAAGTGCGATTGCTATCAACTATGGTCTTGCCATCGACTATTTTCAGCGGAAAGGGATGGCAGACACCTTTGATGGGATCTGGAGTGCAATCGACGAATCACAGAATGAACTCTTCCACCAGTCGGACGAGCACAATATTTCTGTACTCAATCTAAGTCACCGCGAGACATACGTGACTGATCCTGACTCATTGGGCGAAGGGTTAGTTTATGACCTGATTGATCGCTTTGACCCAACGAACGAAAATAGTCCGTTCGCAGAGGCGTACGAAAGGGAAAAGTCAGAGTGTCCCGCCGGGGATAACTGCCCACTTCAATACAATATCCGCCAACTTACGAGCACATCAGTCAAACGGCAACTTGCGCGGTTATTTGCAGGATGGAGTGTGGTCACTGGTTCGTATCTGAATCCACGGACCATAATTGACAATATTGCCTCGCTCCTACTCCCCAAATCGCAGCCTCACGATCAAGACCATGAGGTCTGTCCCATCGGTGCTGCAATCGAGAATGGTACCACAACTGCACACCCAGAGGACCTCATATGGAACGCAACTTTCCGTACATTGGGGACAAATAACCGGACTGAAGCAAGTAAAATCGATCCTGCAAGTCATACAACATTCGCAATTGACCAACAAGCGTTGGAGTGGGCAACTGAGGCTAACGGGACCGAAGAAAAACTGCCTTCGCTTCCAGCCGTTGAATTCGACGGATCGGTCGAACGCGTCCGTACAGTCTTGCGAAAGCAATACCTGAACAGTGGCGATGGGGAAACCATCATTGATAACCCAACATTCAAAGAGTTTGCCGCCGCACTGACGTTCTTCAACAATGATCAGCCGCAAAAACACGTTCGTCGGACACAGGAGTTGCTCAGCACTGTGCAAAAGGCTTTGGGTGGCTGGACTGGCCGGCAAAGAGACGATGGCCTGGTTGAGTTCATTGACGCAAAACGGTCCGCGTCATATCGATACCTCTCGGACTGGGAACAGCCTGAGTTTGATGCTGAAATGTGTGCAAAGGAAACCGAATCGCTAGCCGTTCCTGGACGTCTCAAACTAATGGCCAAGCCGTCGAGCAGCGAAGAGTCACTTATTCCGATCCCGATCTCGTTCAATATCTATCAATTATTGACACAAGTAAGCGAGGGGTATACTCCCAATGCAACAGACCTCAATCAGTCGCACGCTATCAGGGTACTCCACTCACGCTTGGAAGACTTCACGAACAAGCGAGAAAATGTGGTCATTGAAGGCCGATCAAATAAAACGAAAGTGATTATCGAAGACGACAACCTCGCTTTGCGAATATCTCGAGAGGTCAGCAAATGA
- the dptG gene encoding DNA phosphorothioation-dependent restriction protein DptG has product MTYRGFGFIPEFDSAPGRTNQRAYFPVSISATVREATFSETLSGILDANPSHDIADLEQSFKDLPELEGDDETAEELWTAFISSYGVSAEGFGRKNDEADYLVPFNHAVASAIKIDQRRWSRLYWLLMTDPEHGVAENLHSEFVDALFDMETSNLLEEIVISGIENLEGVELASDATEILSNQTPIEIDPLVPGCAEAFREDLRAWLNVRESESASRWMLGLRDILNFHYMMYVIQTAYTLQEEYKTIKDEQSYEYSFDIIPVPFGLASETASKSREFVDIWKGDGLSRALYDSWGRLAVLNHVVSVAMESKNQIEAKPYTLSGALEAFPDDLQQEVIDRLLDEFPDEQRPDVDSDLGDVAIRFTHSVRRYYENMGKTPSSQTAYSAGENSVRDLGTGAERQFIERRRGVGTILRLDRGSLRLFARLFDARKQRGHIDEFWEYMRGRGIRFDRRSKEEVISQLEAMGLLQKQSDSGEAMYVETL; this is encoded by the coding sequence ATGACATATCGCGGGTTTGGGTTCATCCCGGAATTCGATTCCGCACCTGGTCGGACAAATCAGCGTGCGTACTTCCCGGTATCAATATCCGCGACAGTCCGAGAAGCAACATTCTCCGAGACGCTATCCGGAATCTTAGATGCCAATCCTAGCCACGACATTGCTGATTTGGAGCAGTCGTTCAAGGATCTACCAGAACTGGAGGGTGATGACGAGACAGCAGAGGAGTTGTGGACTGCCTTCATCTCTAGCTACGGTGTCTCAGCTGAAGGATTTGGTCGAAAGAATGATGAAGCGGACTACCTAGTACCGTTCAATCACGCAGTGGCGTCAGCAATCAAGATCGACCAACGCCGCTGGTCACGCCTCTATTGGCTATTGATGACCGACCCAGAGCATGGTGTCGCTGAAAATCTCCATTCAGAATTCGTCGATGCTCTCTTCGATATGGAGACATCAAATCTCCTGGAGGAGATTGTAATTAGCGGGATTGAGAATCTTGAGGGTGTTGAGCTGGCGTCAGATGCTACTGAAATTCTCTCCAATCAGACGCCAATTGAAATTGATCCGCTCGTTCCGGGGTGTGCGGAAGCATTTCGAGAAGATCTCAGAGCGTGGCTCAACGTCCGAGAATCTGAATCTGCCTCCCGGTGGATGCTTGGACTGCGGGATATCCTTAACTTCCATTATATGATGTACGTCATCCAAACCGCCTATACACTCCAAGAAGAATACAAGACGATCAAAGATGAGCAATCGTACGAGTACTCATTTGACATCATTCCAGTGCCGTTTGGATTAGCGAGTGAAACTGCATCCAAATCTAGGGAGTTCGTGGATATCTGGAAAGGCGATGGTCTATCGAGAGCCCTGTACGACTCTTGGGGTCGGCTTGCGGTATTAAATCACGTTGTGAGCGTTGCGATGGAATCCAAAAATCAGATTGAGGCAAAGCCCTACACACTCTCAGGAGCACTTGAAGCATTCCCAGATGACCTCCAACAGGAAGTTATCGATCGGTTACTCGATGAGTTCCCCGATGAACAACGACCTGATGTCGACTCCGACCTCGGAGACGTAGCGATCAGATTTACACATTCAGTCCGACGATACTACGAAAATATGGGTAAAACACCGTCATCACAAACCGCCTATTCGGCAGGCGAGAATTCAGTTCGCGATCTTGGAACAGGTGCGGAACGACAATTTATAGAGCGACGTCGTGGCGTCGGGACGATTCTCCGTCTGGACAGAGGGAGCCTTCGGTTGTTTGCTCGACTCTTTGACGCGCGGAAGCAGCGGGGTCACATAGACGAATTCTGGGAGTATATGCGAGGGAGGGGAATTAGATTTGACCGCCGGTCAAAAGAGGAAGTCATCTCACAATTAGAGGCAATGGGACTGCTGCAGAAGCAAAGCGACAGTGGGGAGGCAATGTATGTCGAGACCCTTTGA